A DNA window from Thermogemmata fonticola contains the following coding sequences:
- a CDS encoding cation-translocating P-type ATPase, with protein MPLWHALTAAEVATYWRTDVEQGLSAAEVEQRQRRYGPNEWSRRRQRGPLLTFLLQFHQPLIYILLAATAVTLWLDEYLDAAVIFGVVLVNAIVGFIQEYRATRAIEALAQSIPELATVVREGRKERVAARTLVPGDVVLLQSGDRVPADLRLVRVRELRTAEAALTGESTPVEKQTEPLPPETLLADRSNMAFASSLVAYGQGVGIVVATGDGTEVGRIAAAVAEAEEIATPLTRRIAHFSRVLLVVILSLAAVNFLVGVLRGLAAGEMFLASVALAVAAIPEGLPAAVTIMLAIGVSRMAARRAVIRKLPAVETLGSTTVICSDKTGTLTQNQMTVTRLLAGGECFAVSGAGYEPKGEIHYLGEIGLLEEHNQALGAQPLSIEDWHGRVALLECLRAGMLCNDAVLVEEAGRYDIHGDPTEGALIVAARKAGLDPHVLQEELPRLDVLPFESERQYMATLHDTGPDRHRLIYVKGSLERILAQCQDRWDRYGHVQPLGPEAREAILAQAAAWSAEGLRILAVARKLAPPEKALLQHEDVQQELTFLGLFAMIDPPRPEAIEAVRLAQQAGIAVKMITGDHTLTASAIAEQLGLHGAREAATGRLRAVSGLELAQTSDADLPALAEEVAVFARTAPDQKLRLVRALQSRGHIVAMTGDGVNDAPALKQADIGIAMGLSGTDAAREAADMVLTDDNFATIEAAIEEGRGVFDNLVKFVVWTLPTNFGEGLVLMAAILVGSSLPVLPIQVLWINMSTALLLGLMLVFEPKEPNIMRRPPRHPHAPLLNYPLIIRTAFVSLLILLGAYGLYEWLLLVREAPIEVARAAAVNAIVFVELFYLFNCRCLTHSMFYIGWWSNPWVWFGAAAMTFCQVLLTHLPPLSTLFHLGPLPADVWAAILAYGLVVYGIIEMEKAFVGPLLFGPVWTPVPPHRP; from the coding sequence GTGCCGCTTTGGCATGCCCTGACTGCGGCGGAAGTCGCCACTTACTGGCGCACGGATGTGGAACAGGGGCTGTCGGCGGCGGAGGTGGAGCAGCGGCAGCGGCGCTATGGCCCGAATGAATGGTCGCGACGGCGTCAACGCGGACCGCTGCTGACATTCCTCTTACAGTTTCACCAACCGCTGATTTACATCTTGCTGGCAGCTACGGCGGTGACGCTCTGGCTGGACGAATATCTGGATGCGGCGGTCATTTTCGGCGTCGTGCTGGTCAATGCCATCGTGGGCTTCATCCAGGAATACCGGGCGACGCGGGCGATTGAGGCGTTGGCCCAGTCGATACCTGAGCTGGCCACCGTCGTGCGGGAAGGGCGGAAGGAGCGCGTGGCGGCCCGCACGCTGGTGCCGGGGGATGTGGTGCTGCTCCAGAGCGGCGATCGGGTGCCCGCCGACCTGCGCCTGGTGCGCGTCCGGGAACTGCGGACGGCGGAAGCCGCTTTGACCGGGGAATCCACGCCGGTCGAGAAACAGACCGAGCCGCTGCCTCCGGAAACCTTGCTGGCGGATCGGAGCAACATGGCTTTCGCCTCCTCGCTGGTCGCCTACGGCCAGGGAGTGGGGATCGTGGTGGCCACGGGGGACGGCACGGAAGTGGGGCGGATCGCCGCCGCGGTGGCCGAAGCCGAGGAGATCGCCACCCCCTTGACTCGCCGGATCGCGCATTTCAGCCGAGTGCTGCTCGTGGTGATTCTGAGCCTGGCTGCCGTCAATTTCCTGGTGGGGGTCCTGCGCGGGCTGGCAGCGGGGGAGATGTTTCTGGCCTCGGTGGCCCTGGCCGTGGCGGCCATTCCAGAAGGGCTGCCCGCCGCTGTGACCATCATGCTGGCGATTGGGGTTTCCCGCATGGCGGCCCGCCGCGCCGTCATCCGCAAGCTGCCCGCGGTGGAAACCCTGGGGAGCACGACCGTCATCTGTTCGGACAAAACCGGCACCCTGACCCAAAACCAGATGACGGTGACCCGCTTGCTGGCCGGAGGAGAGTGCTTTGCCGTCAGCGGCGCTGGTTACGAACCGAAGGGGGAAATCCATTACCTCGGAGAGATTGGCTTGCTGGAGGAGCACAATCAAGCGCTGGGGGCACAGCCGCTGTCCATCGAAGACTGGCACGGACGAGTGGCTTTGCTGGAATGCTTGCGTGCCGGCATGCTCTGCAATGATGCCGTCCTGGTCGAAGAGGCGGGCCGCTACGACATCCACGGAGACCCCACGGAAGGGGCGCTCATCGTCGCCGCTCGCAAAGCCGGCCTGGACCCCCATGTGCTCCAGGAGGAGCTGCCGCGCCTCGATGTGCTCCCCTTCGAATCGGAGCGGCAGTACATGGCGACGTTGCACGACACCGGTCCGGATCGGCATCGCCTCATCTACGTCAAAGGTTCCCTGGAGCGGATTTTGGCGCAATGTCAGGACCGGTGGGATCGGTATGGCCACGTTCAGCCGCTGGGGCCGGAGGCGCGGGAGGCGATCTTGGCCCAGGCCGCCGCCTGGAGTGCGGAAGGCTTGCGCATCCTCGCCGTGGCACGCAAGCTGGCGCCGCCGGAAAAGGCCCTCCTCCAACATGAGGACGTGCAGCAGGAGCTGACCTTCCTGGGCCTGTTCGCCATGATCGATCCGCCGCGGCCCGAAGCGATCGAGGCCGTCCGCCTGGCGCAGCAAGCGGGGATCGCGGTCAAGATGATCACGGGGGATCACACCCTGACGGCCTCCGCCATCGCGGAACAACTCGGCCTCCACGGAGCGCGCGAGGCGGCGACAGGGCGGCTGCGGGCCGTCAGCGGCCTGGAATTGGCCCAAACCTCCGATGCGGACCTGCCGGCCCTGGCGGAGGAAGTAGCGGTGTTTGCCCGCACCGCGCCGGACCAAAAGCTCCGCCTCGTGCGCGCCTTGCAAAGCCGCGGCCATATCGTGGCCATGACCGGCGATGGCGTCAACGATGCCCCGGCCCTCAAACAGGCCGACATCGGCATCGCTATGGGCCTGTCGGGAACCGACGCCGCCCGCGAAGCCGCCGACATGGTCCTGACCGATGACAACTTCGCCACAATCGAAGCCGCCATCGAGGAAGGCCGCGGAGTCTTCGACAACCTGGTCAAATTCGTCGTCTGGACCCTGCCCACCAACTTCGGCGAGGGACTGGTTCTGATGGCCGCCATCCTCGTCGGTTCCTCCCTGCCGGTGCTGCCCATCCAGGTGCTCTGGATCAACATGTCCACCGCCTTGCTCCTGGGATTGATGCTGGTGTTTGAACCGAAGGAACCGAACATCATGCGCCGCCCCCCGCGCCACCCCCATGCCCCGCTGCTGAATTACCCCCTGATCATACGGACAGCTTTCGTCAGCCTGCTGATTTTGCTGGGAGCTTACGGCCTCTACGAGTGGCTGCTCCTGGTGCGGGAGGCGCCCATCGAGGTGGCCCGCGCCGCTGCCGTCAACGCCATCGTCTTCGTCGAGCTGTTCTACCTGTTCAATTGCCGCTGCCTGACCCATTCCATGTTCTACATCGGCTGGTGGAGCAATCCGTGGGTCTGGTTCGGTGCCGCCGCGATGACCTTCTGCCAGGTCCTGCTGACTCACCTGCCGCCCCTGAGCACCCTTTTCCACCTGGGGCCTCTCCCCGCCGACGTATGGGCGGCCATCCTGGCCTACGGACTGGTGGTCTATGGCATCATCGAGATGGAAAAAGCTTTCGTCGGTCCTCTCCTCTTCGGTCCAGTCTGGACCCCTGTTCCACCCCATCGCCCCTGA
- a CDS encoding ABC transporter ATP-binding protein: protein MADVVVETRSLTKVYRDFWGRKKKTALNALDLKIYRGEIFGLLGPNGSGKTTTIKLLLGLLFPTSGDAFVFGEPAAKVEKNERIGYLPEESYLYRFLNAEETLDFYGRLFHLDPEVRRKRAAELIEIVGLSADKKRILKEYSKGMRQRIGLAQALINDPELIILDEPTSGLDPIGTRWMKDLILDLKKKGKTVLMCSHRLDDVQDVCDRIAILYNGDLQEVGEVSRLLADAARLEVRARNVKETPQLKADLEEVFRKHGGTLESVGHPTTTLEDLFLRIVEESKARPGRRYLPPVENGTSGNGSGN, encoded by the coding sequence ATGGCGGATGTCGTCGTCGAAACCCGCAGCCTGACCAAGGTCTATCGGGACTTCTGGGGGCGGAAGAAGAAGACGGCCCTCAACGCCCTGGACCTAAAAATCTACCGGGGCGAAATTTTCGGCCTGCTCGGCCCCAACGGTTCCGGCAAAACCACGACCATCAAGCTGCTCCTGGGGCTACTCTTCCCGACGAGCGGCGATGCCTTCGTCTTCGGCGAACCGGCGGCCAAGGTAGAGAAGAACGAGCGAATCGGCTACCTGCCGGAGGAATCGTACCTGTATCGCTTCCTCAATGCCGAGGAGACGCTCGACTTCTACGGGCGGCTCTTCCATCTCGATCCGGAGGTGCGGCGTAAGCGGGCCGCGGAGCTGATCGAAATCGTCGGCTTGTCCGCCGATAAGAAGCGGATTCTCAAGGAGTATTCCAAGGGCATGCGGCAGCGGATCGGCCTGGCGCAGGCGCTGATCAACGACCCGGAGCTGATCATTCTGGACGAGCCGACGAGCGGCCTGGACCCGATCGGCACGCGCTGGATGAAGGACCTGATCCTAGACCTCAAGAAGAAGGGGAAGACGGTGCTGATGTGTTCGCACCGGCTCGATGATGTGCAGGACGTGTGCGACCGGATCGCCATCCTCTACAACGGAGACCTGCAAGAGGTGGGGGAGGTGTCCCGCCTGCTGGCCGATGCCGCCCGCCTGGAAGTCCGCGCCCGTAATGTCAAGGAGACGCCCCAGTTGAAGGCGGACCTGGAGGAAGTCTTCCGCAAGCACGGCGGCACCCTCGAATCGGTCGGCCACCCAACCACCACCCTCGAAGACCTGTTCTTGCGGATCGTCGAGGAATCCAAGGCCCGGCCCGGCCGACGCTATCTGCCGCCGGTGGAAAATGGAACTTCCGGCAACGGAAGCGGGAACTGA
- a CDS encoding PIG-L deacetylase family protein — protein sequence MERVALAVLAHPDDAEFLCAGSLIRLRREQGWTIHIASMTPGDCGSVEHPPEEIARIRRGEAQAAAARIGATYHCLEERDLRVIYNENVLEKVVRLLNAVRPQIVFTHSPDDYHLDHEQTSRIVRAATFAAPVPNFLYGRHIHPPLEHIPHLYYCDPLEGKDVFGQPIRPAFWVDISAVIEEKAAMLACHESQRAWLRKHHGVDNLVESMKNWAATQGHAAGLPYAEGFRQHLGHSYPQNNLLAELLRPVRS from the coding sequence ATGGAGCGCGTAGCTCTGGCTGTGCTGGCCCATCCCGACGATGCGGAGTTTCTCTGTGCGGGTTCCCTCATTCGGCTCCGCCGGGAGCAGGGCTGGACCATTCACATTGCTAGCATGACGCCGGGGGATTGCGGCTCGGTGGAACATCCGCCGGAGGAGATCGCCCGGATTCGCCGGGGGGAAGCCCAAGCGGCGGCCGCCCGCATCGGCGCCACCTACCATTGCCTGGAAGAGCGGGACCTCCGCGTGATCTACAACGAAAATGTCCTGGAAAAGGTGGTGCGCCTGCTCAACGCCGTCCGCCCGCAGATCGTGTTCACCCACAGTCCGGATGACTATCATCTCGACCATGAGCAGACGAGCCGGATTGTGCGGGCCGCCACCTTTGCCGCTCCGGTGCCGAACTTCCTGTACGGCCGGCACATTCATCCGCCGCTGGAGCATATCCCGCACCTGTACTACTGCGATCCGCTGGAAGGGAAGGACGTATTTGGCCAGCCGATCCGGCCCGCGTTCTGGGTGGATATTTCAGCGGTGATCGAGGAGAAAGCCGCCATGCTGGCCTGCCACGAAAGCCAGCGGGCCTGGCTGCGCAAGCACCACGGCGTGGACAACCTCGTCGAGTCGATGAAAAACTGGGCGGCGACGCAGGGGCACGCTGCCGGACTGCCTTACGCCGAAGGCTTCCGCCAACACCTCGGCCACAGCTATCCCCAAAACAATCTGCTCGCGGAGTTGCTCCGGCCTGTACGGAGTTGA
- a CDS encoding proton/sodium-translocating pyrophosphatase: protein MPPQRSRQFRPRWWWMIAVGCVLPLGLLGADTSGPGAMGSGSWQPFGFFTSAVYGWGEKLGLLACLVIAVAGLGYAAALMRQVYAADTGTPAMQKVAAAVRAGANAYLRRQFSVVGLLIVLITGVIIAAKWPWAPETTVHSVEELQVIALGRGLAFLLGALFSAAVGFTGMRLATTGNLRVAAAARQNFGQAMRLAYRTGAITGMFTCGLGLLGGVLLLLVFGELAYEILVGYGFGGSLLALFMRVGGGIYTKAADVGADLVGKVEQSMAEDDPRNAAVIADNVGDNVGDCAGMAADVFESYSVTMVAAVMLGYAAFGYKGMIFPLLVQAVGVLSSMLSTALVGRGIVQGNSAVAMHSINRGFWRSAALSSVGFLTLGAIYLHFDPAYIVERGIDKGMYQELFDTPQLRQVLGLSWEESEPLQALVARLRQWRNGPERVAEATLRLEEKVERYRSQALYAWRQLPLAERLRLAEQPLLAAELKPEERERFAEYGHAAPQEARPTLTLLQLAQVRYHVPLVPGLNYRVVLCCLLGILLAVALNKCTEYWTSTEYSPVREVVKSSYTGHATNIIAGMALGLESSVWAILLIAAAILGSVLIVGHPDHLLFMAFGVAMCGIGMLTLTGDTISMDVFGPVADNANGIGEMGYNRTEQGDELKEGEEGYLPPDQYQAARQILADLDAVGNTTKAITKGIAIGSAVLAAVSLFASFIAVLVTGSEEKIGQLLIGDFVSGASKLTVAEPLVLIGVLIGGAVPFLFSAMTIRAVGRAAYLIVIECRRQFQDPAVMSGSKSPDYGRVVSICTATAQKELIGPGLLAIGTPLAVGFLLGPFALGGFLAGMILSGQLLAVFMSNAGGAWDNAKKMIEDEPRTEKTGKYSEKHKASVTGDTVGDPLKDTAGPAINPLIKVMNMVSLLALPLVILHNVHDGLGNVVVGAVIASVAVLAVIWAWYRSKQESAEVRQIEEELEQEALTAAGSSR, encoded by the coding sequence ATGCCGCCGCAGCGCTCTCGCCAGTTCCGGCCGCGATGGTGGTGGATGATAGCGGTCGGTTGTGTGCTGCCGCTCGGTCTGTTGGGGGCGGACACGTCCGGTCCAGGGGCGATGGGATCGGGGTCGTGGCAGCCGTTTGGCTTTTTCACTTCCGCGGTGTATGGCTGGGGGGAAAAGCTAGGGCTGCTGGCCTGCCTGGTGATTGCAGTAGCAGGTCTGGGGTATGCAGCGGCATTGATGCGGCAGGTGTATGCGGCGGACACTGGGACGCCGGCGATGCAGAAGGTGGCAGCGGCGGTGCGGGCCGGAGCCAATGCCTATCTGCGGCGGCAGTTCTCGGTCGTGGGACTGCTCATTGTCCTGATCACCGGGGTGATTATCGCGGCCAAGTGGCCCTGGGCGCCGGAGACGACGGTGCACTCCGTCGAGGAGTTGCAGGTGATCGCTTTGGGGCGCGGGCTGGCCTTCCTGTTGGGCGCCCTCTTTTCCGCGGCGGTCGGGTTCACCGGCATGCGCTTGGCCACCACGGGGAACCTGCGGGTGGCGGCGGCGGCACGCCAAAACTTCGGCCAAGCCATGCGGCTGGCTTACCGCACCGGCGCCATCACCGGCATGTTCACCTGCGGGCTGGGACTGCTCGGCGGCGTGCTGCTGCTCCTCGTCTTCGGCGAGCTGGCTTATGAAATCCTCGTGGGCTACGGCTTCGGCGGCTCCTTGCTCGCCCTCTTCATGCGGGTCGGCGGCGGCATCTACACCAAAGCGGCGGATGTCGGCGCGGACCTGGTCGGCAAAGTGGAACAATCCATGGCCGAGGATGACCCCCGCAATGCGGCCGTCATCGCCGATAACGTCGGGGACAACGTCGGCGATTGCGCCGGCATGGCGGCGGACGTGTTTGAAAGCTACTCCGTCACGATGGTCGCCGCTGTCATGCTCGGCTACGCCGCCTTCGGCTATAAGGGGATGATCTTCCCCCTCCTGGTCCAGGCGGTGGGCGTGCTCAGCAGCATGCTCAGCACCGCGCTGGTCGGGCGCGGCATCGTTCAAGGGAATAGCGCCGTGGCCATGCATTCGATCAACCGCGGCTTCTGGCGCAGCGCCGCTTTGAGCAGCGTCGGCTTCCTCACCCTCGGTGCCATCTACCTGCACTTCGACCCGGCCTACATCGTCGAACGCGGCATCGACAAGGGGATGTATCAGGAACTGTTCGACACGCCCCAGTTGCGCCAGGTCCTGGGCTTGAGCTGGGAGGAAAGCGAACCGCTCCAGGCGCTGGTCGCCCGCCTGCGGCAATGGCGCAACGGACCGGAACGGGTCGCGGAGGCCACCCTGCGCCTCGAAGAGAAAGTCGAGCGCTATCGCTCCCAGGCCCTGTACGCCTGGCGGCAATTGCCCCTCGCGGAACGCCTCCGCCTGGCGGAACAGCCCCTCCTGGCTGCGGAACTGAAACCGGAGGAACGGGAGCGCTTCGCGGAATACGGCCACGCCGCCCCCCAGGAGGCCCGCCCCACCTTGACCCTCCTGCAACTGGCCCAGGTCCGCTATCACGTTCCCCTCGTGCCCGGCTTGAATTACCGCGTCGTCCTCTGCTGCCTGCTGGGCATTCTCCTGGCGGTGGCCCTCAACAAATGCACCGAATACTGGACCAGCACGGAATACAGCCCGGTGCGAGAAGTCGTCAAATCCAGCTACACCGGCCACGCCACCAACATCATCGCCGGCATGGCCCTGGGACTGGAAAGCTCCGTCTGGGCGATCCTGCTCATTGCCGCGGCGATCCTCGGCTCCGTGCTCATCGTCGGCCATCCCGATCACCTGCTGTTCATGGCCTTCGGCGTGGCCATGTGCGGCATCGGCATGCTGACCCTCACCGGCGACACCATCAGCATGGATGTCTTCGGGCCGGTCGCGGACAATGCCAACGGCATCGGCGAGATGGGCTACAACCGCACGGAACAGGGGGACGAACTCAAGGAGGGTGAAGAAGGGTATCTGCCCCCTGACCAGTATCAGGCGGCCCGGCAGATTCTCGCCGATCTCGACGCGGTGGGGAACACCACCAAGGCGATCACCAAGGGGATTGCCATCGGTTCGGCGGTGTTGGCGGCGGTCTCCCTCTTCGCCAGTTTCATCGCCGTGCTGGTGACCGGCAGTGAAGAGAAGATCGGGCAGTTGCTCATCGGGGATTTCGTCTCCGGGGCGTCGAAGCTGACGGTGGCGGAGCCGCTGGTGCTCATCGGCGTACTGATCGGCGGGGCGGTGCCGTTCCTCTTCAGCGCCATGACCATCCGGGCCGTGGGCCGCGCCGCCTATCTCATCGTTATCGAATGCCGCCGGCAGTTCCAGGACCCCGCGGTCATGAGCGGCAGCAAAAGCCCGGACTATGGCCGCGTGGTCAGCATCTGCACCGCCACTGCCCAGAAGGAACTGATCGGACCCGGCCTGCTGGCGATCGGCACGCCCCTCGCCGTCGGCTTCCTGCTCGGCCCCTTCGCACTGGGCGGGTTCCTTGCCGGCATGATCCTCAGCGGGCAGCTCCTGGCCGTGTTCATGTCCAACGCCGGCGGCGCCTGGGACAATGCCAAAAAGATGATCGAAGATGAACCCCGCACGGAAAAAACCGGCAAATACTCGGAAAAGCACAAAGCCAGCGTCACCGGCGATACCGTCGGCGATCCGCTCAAGGATACCGCCGGACCGGCGATCAACCCCTTGATCAAGGTCATGAACATGGTCAGCCTGCTGGCGTTGCCTCTGGTCATCCTCCATAATGTCCATGACGGCCTGGGCAACGTAGTGGTGGGAGCGGTGATCGCCAGCGTGGCCGTGCTGGCGGTCATTTGGGCCTGGTACCGCTCCAAACAGGAATCGGCGGAAGTCCGGCAGATCGAAGAGGAGCTGGAACAGGAGGCCCTCACCGCGGCCGGGAGCAGTCGCTGA
- a CDS encoding carbon starvation CstA family protein: MPALAVALYHVDPRTGQVVLHAMPILLLILLLLAIAYRYYSAFLAAKVAVLDDTRLTPAHRFYDGQNYHPTNRWVLFGHHFAAISGAGPLIGPVLAIQYGYMPGLLWLVIGVCLAGAVQDMLVLAASVRRDGKSLAEIARTELGYPAMLAAALAILFIVIIALAGLGFVVVKALGGEEVKLPAGLHITLPPEADLPLPESPSSGRQLYHFPPGCVLRYPNDNKPTHRPEGFTLAVPADSPLKPQGNSVSLPAGCTQVVPGSAWGTFTIACTIPIALLVGWWMYRLRPGRVVEASLVGALLTLAAVIAGNWIPGSPLAPYFTLTREQTILALCLYGFVAAVLPVWLLLGPRDYLSSFLKIGTVILLVLSVLLANPPLQAPPINEVFLNGGPTFPGSIFPFVFICIMCGAISGFHSLVSSGTTPKMVERESHIRSIGYGAMLIEGLVGVVALITAASLPQDLYYAMNIGIDAAPRWQGAVQQVEERYGWRLPAEAADPLHAAQVDAPHHLDLAQVEERVGGEALRGRTGGAVTLAVGMALIFEDAFRWLGITGQWLLKYWYHFAIMFEALFILTTIDAGTRIARFLLQESAGRLYAPLARTDWLPGALLATALVTAGYGWLIHTGSIDTIWPMFGIANQGLAVLALALVTTWLVNSGRGRLAWVTALPMLFVLSTTTSAAAIMVTVRFPAMIRDGRVLAGSLNIALTLFVVTTVGVVVLWALARWLAAALRYFRTPSLPRPSPSGQP; encoded by the coding sequence ATGCCTGCCTTGGCTGTGGCTCTTTACCATGTCGATCCGCGGACCGGCCAGGTGGTCCTCCACGCCATGCCGATCCTGCTTTTGATCCTCCTGCTCTTGGCGATTGCCTATCGGTATTACTCGGCCTTTCTAGCGGCGAAGGTGGCGGTGCTCGATGACACCCGGCTGACGCCAGCCCACCGCTTTTACGATGGCCAGAATTATCATCCGACCAACCGCTGGGTGCTGTTCGGCCATCATTTTGCGGCCATTTCCGGGGCGGGTCCGCTCATTGGACCGGTGCTGGCGATCCAGTACGGTTACATGCCGGGGTTATTGTGGCTGGTCATTGGGGTCTGTCTGGCGGGGGCGGTGCAGGACATGCTGGTGCTGGCCGCCAGTGTCCGGCGCGACGGCAAATCCCTGGCGGAGATCGCCCGCACGGAGCTGGGGTATCCGGCGATGCTGGCCGCGGCTCTGGCCATCCTGTTCATCGTGATCATCGCCCTGGCCGGGTTAGGCTTTGTGGTGGTCAAAGCCCTGGGCGGCGAGGAAGTCAAATTGCCTGCGGGATTGCACATCACCTTGCCGCCGGAGGCGGACTTGCCCCTGCCGGAGTCCCCGAGCAGTGGGCGGCAGTTGTATCATTTCCCTCCCGGCTGCGTGCTGCGCTATCCGAATGACAATAAACCGACACACCGGCCCGAAGGGTTCACCCTAGCGGTGCCTGCGGACAGCCCCTTGAAGCCGCAGGGGAACAGTGTGTCTCTCCCGGCGGGATGCACGCAAGTGGTGCCGGGCAGCGCCTGGGGCACCTTCACCATCGCCTGCACCATTCCCATCGCTCTCTTGGTCGGCTGGTGGATGTACCGTCTGCGGCCGGGGCGCGTGGTGGAAGCCTCGCTTGTCGGCGCCCTCCTGACCCTGGCGGCGGTCATCGCCGGCAATTGGATTCCCGGTTCCCCCTTGGCCCCCTACTTCACCCTGACCCGCGAGCAAACGATCCTGGCCCTGTGCCTCTATGGCTTTGTGGCGGCGGTGCTCCCCGTCTGGCTGCTGCTGGGACCGCGCGACTACCTGTCCAGCTTTCTCAAGATCGGCACCGTCATCCTGCTGGTCCTGAGCGTGCTGCTGGCCAATCCGCCGCTCCAGGCCCCGCCGATCAACGAAGTGTTCCTCAATGGCGGCCCGACCTTCCCCGGCAGTATCTTCCCCTTCGTCTTCATCTGCATCATGTGCGGGGCGATCAGCGGCTTCCACTCCCTGGTCTCCTCCGGGACTACGCCGAAGATGGTGGAGCGGGAATCCCACATCCGCAGCATCGGCTACGGGGCGATGCTCATCGAAGGACTGGTCGGGGTGGTGGCCCTGATCACAGCGGCGAGTCTGCCGCAGGATTTGTACTATGCGATGAATATCGGCATCGACGCGGCGCCGCGCTGGCAGGGAGCGGTGCAGCAGGTCGAGGAGCGTTACGGTTGGCGCCTGCCGGCGGAAGCGGCGGACCCGCTCCATGCGGCCCAGGTGGACGCCCCGCACCATCTGGACCTGGCGCAGGTCGAAGAGCGCGTCGGCGGGGAAGCCCTGCGCGGGCGCACCGGCGGCGCGGTCACCCTGGCCGTCGGCATGGCCCTCATCTTCGAGGACGCCTTCCGCTGGCTCGGCATCACCGGCCAATGGCTCCTCAAATACTGGTACCATTTCGCCATTATGTTCGAGGCCCTGTTCATCCTCACGACAATTGATGCCGGCACCCGCATTGCCCGCTTCCTGCTTCAGGAGTCCGCCGGTCGTCTGTACGCGCCGCTGGCCCGCACCGACTGGCTGCCCGGCGCCCTGCTGGCGACCGCCCTGGTCACCGCCGGCTACGGCTGGCTCATCCACACCGGCAGCATCGACACCATCTGGCCGATGTTCGGCATCGCCAATCAAGGGCTGGCCGTGCTGGCCCTGGCTTTGGTCACCACCTGGCTGGTCAACAGCGGCCGGGGACGACTGGCCTGGGTCACCGCCCTACCCATGCTCTTTGTCCTGAGCACGACCACCAGCGCCGCCGCCATCATGGTCACTGTGCGCTTCCCGGCGATGATCCGCGACGGACGCGTGCTGGCCGGCTCCCTCAATATCGCCCTGACTCTCTTCGTCGTCACCACGGTGGGCGTCGTCGTCCTCTGGGCCTTGGCCCGCTGGCTGGCTGCCGCCCTCCGCTATTTCCGCACCCCCTCCCTCCCCCGCCCCAGCCCCTCCGGTCAGCCGTAA
- a CDS encoding ABC transporter ATP-binding protein produces MTATDSSAWPEAPPPPSAPLVELRHVTAAFENQVVLQDVNLAIQAGESVAIIGESGCGKSVLLKLLVGLLAPVEGEVLWDGRPLHRLRREELIRLRLQVGFVFQQSALFDSLTVLENIALGLRVHRLCAPEEIVPRVRQRLHDVGLSEQVLSKRPAELSGGMRKRVAIARALALDPQVMLYDEPTTGLDPIMTDVINRLIAQTHQRRRLTTLIVTHEMRTVFSCTQRVLLLYPRSRLPPGQSQILYDGSPEGLRQAADGRVRQFIEGRADPRLLEEAEE; encoded by the coding sequence ATGACAGCGACCGACTCTTCAGCCTGGCCTGAAGCTCCGCCGCCGCCGTCTGCCCCTTTGGTGGAACTGCGCCACGTGACAGCGGCCTTCGAGAATCAGGTCGTGCTCCAGGACGTGAACCTGGCCATCCAGGCGGGGGAAAGCGTGGCGATCATCGGGGAGAGCGGCTGTGGCAAATCGGTGCTGCTCAAACTCCTGGTCGGCCTGCTCGCGCCGGTGGAAGGCGAGGTCCTCTGGGACGGCCGGCCCCTGCACCGCCTGCGCCGCGAGGAGTTAATCCGCCTGCGCCTCCAGGTCGGCTTCGTCTTCCAGCAGTCGGCCCTCTTCGACAGCCTGACCGTGCTGGAGAATATCGCCCTGGGATTGCGGGTGCACCGTCTCTGCGCCCCGGAGGAGATTGTGCCGCGCGTCCGCCAGCGCCTGCATGACGTCGGCTTGTCAGAACAGGTTTTGTCCAAACGCCCGGCGGAACTCTCCGGCGGCATGCGCAAGCGCGTCGCCATCGCCCGCGCCCTGGCCCTGGACCCCCAGGTCATGCTCTACGATGAACCCACCACCGGCTTAGACCCCATCATGACGGATGTGATCAACCGCCTCATTGCCCAGACCCATCAGCGCCGCCGCCTGACGACCCTGATCGTCACCCACGAGATGCGTACCGTCTTCTCCTGCACCCAGCGAGTGCTTCTGCTTTATCCCCGCTCCCGCTTGCCGCCGGGTCAGTCCCAGATTCTCTACGACGGCTCGCCCGAAGGATTGCGTCAGGCTGCCGATGGACGCGTCCGCCAGTTTATCGAAGGCCGGGCCGACCCCCGCCTGCTGGAAGAAGCCGAGGAATGA